TACTCATTGCCCCCCCCCCCCCCATTTGAGCGTTGATGTGAGCTAGTCCTTGTGATCAGTCTCTTTGACGATATCGTCATTTGCCGTAGGGGGTAGCTGCAATTCTTTTCGCAACCGCTCAATCGTCTCTAATGCGATAGACCTAGCAGACCGGCGATGCCTAGACTGTGAATGAACACCTCGAGCAGGCAACTCCTCAGTGCTGTCATCGTCGTCGTGATCAACTTCGTTGCTCATTCGCGCACCAGTCCTTTCGCTTTCCAATAGTCAAATGCTTCTTGTGAGTTGTTTTTTGCCAAAACTGGGTCCGTCAATACCAGTTCACCAAAGTAGGCCCACGCTTCTTGAGGAGATTGTGCCGCTTCCTTGCCGAGATTCTTCTTTTTAACAAACTCCTTTCGCCAAATCTTCTCCCAGTGCTGGCTTTCTGAAATATAACGCAATCCATGATCAATAGCGTGACAAAACTCATGCGCATACATCTCTGCCAAAGTCACATTGTCTGCTTCACCTGTTTCGCGACCGCCGTTCAGGTAGATTCGACACTCTTCGTAATTATAGCATCCGATTGATTCCTCATTTCGATCTAGATGTTTAGTGGCCTTCAGAAAGGCGTCATGGGACTCGTAGAACGAAACTCTCTTTACAGTTTTTAGACTGAGGTAGATTGCTCGATCTGACATGCCGTCCAAAACTTTTTGGGCAGATTTGCGAAAGAGAGTGTATCGCTCTGGATTGACCTCTTTAATGGGTTCTAGGCCGCTTTCCACGATGCTCGCTGCGATTTCATTCATTCTCTTTCGGGGCATCTTCTTTCCGGCCTTCAATACTTCGGTGATGTGTAAATTGGTCCCTGGACCAGCCCATTGTCCATCGTTGTCAGGTTGCCCTCGTTCCTGATGTTTCCAATGATCACTGGTGTAACGATCTGGTCCGATCACTAGGGCTCGACCGATCGAGCGAAACAGACGCGATCGAACCGAATAGACTCCCTCGTGCGCCCCCGCACTCGGCTGTTGATAGCGCTGAACTCTCCCCCGCTCGGTGAACTGCTCGGGTGAGTACTCCGGTACATCGTCCCGCGAAGCACTCCCCCCCAACCACCACCCGCTGATGACGGCAAACGAATGACACTGGACTGTGATTCGGCGGAGTTGACCGCAAACGAGTGGGCTTGATGCCATGTCGTATCGCCCCAAGGTGGCACCCACAGGTAACGTGTAAAGAGCCGGGTTTCGTGACTCTTGATCAGCAGCACATCTTGTAGCGCCCAATCCCCTGAGAACTACGAAGGGAGATGGCTGAAGAGCTGCAGCAGGCGATTACAGAAAGAGCGGTGCCAGCTTCAGCAGGATGCCGAGCGCGGTTTCGACGTTCTCGCGCGAGAAGAGCCGCTGCGTGGTCGCGCTATCAGCTGGGGCGGCATTCACCTTCTCGAGGATGCGGCTGATGTAGACCTCGTCGTCATGCACGACCGAGAGAGCACCGACGCCGCGCAGGTCGTCGACGATGTCGGCTACCTTGTACTCGGCAGGGATCAGGGCATCGACCACTTCGCGAGCATTGGTGGCAGCTTGTGCCTTTTCGCTGGCGGTGAGACCAACCTGCAGCAGGTCGGTGTGTTTCGAGAGGACGATCAGACCTTGAAGTCGAGTGAACACGGCAAAGCTCCATAAGAGTGAAGCTGCCGGAACTGCGAGCGCACAAAAAACGCGAGCACGCTCACAGCAGCAAAGGCTGTAAGGGTGCCCGCGATCATCGACGGGCTGGTAGGGCCGAGGCCCAAGTTCATTTAATGGTAGCTAGCTATGCGAGTGTGTCAAGGCAAGCTTCAGAATGCGTGCGTACCGACAGAAATAATTACACGCGAAACCATGCTGCTTCTGGCTCCAATTGAATGACTTGTTAACCATCAATCTGTCGCTGACAGTGCGGCTGCAAAGTTCTGCTGCTCGTAGATCATTGCCTGAGAATAAATCTTGAGGGATAGTGATTGATCAACGACCCCTGGATTCGCTATCTGGTAGGACTGGAGAAAGTTTCCGATCGCATACGCCCCACTAAAATCGTTATTGCCATTCACCCATGGAGCATAAAGATTCTGAGGATCTGGAGGTGAGAGCTGCTCTCCCAGCCAAGCCCACAGGCATTCGCAGGGCAACATGGCGATGAGGCAATAAATTGGATCAAACTTGGTAGCGATGTAGCTCTCGAACTGAGAATACTGTTGGCAGACATCGAAAGGAATGATGCTTGTGGCATCTTTTACTCGCCAAATCTGCGGAAAGGTTGCGTTGTAAGTCTGATAGCTGTTGTATTTGGCGGTTAGAAACTGCTGTAATGTCACATCACTTGCACGTTGCGCGGCTGATTGGTAGTCCGGTGCTCCGTTAAAGCAGTAATAGGCGTCATTCACATTGAAACCGCCGTACACGACTGGATCGAGAGTCCCGGCCTTGACTCCCTGAATAAAGGGCGTTTGTAGAGCCTGCTGGGCAGTCTGAATACAAGTGTTCCACAATAACCAAAAGAGGGAGTCAGACGGCGGAGGGTCGGTACAAAGGTTATGTCTGGCTATGATTTCATCGGTGAGAACTATCCGACGTGGACTCTTCATCAATCGCTCCTTCAAAGGTGATGGGCGCTAAACACAAACGACGTCGTTGATGTCACGGTACCGAAGAATCACGTCTGACGATAGCAAAACAAGAACGAAAACGGCAGGACCAGAACTGACAAAACTTGTGAAGCATAAAGAAGAACAGCCAAGCTACCGGTCGCGCGGGAGCAGACGCCCAAACACAACACTATTCCCCGTCGCAAGAGTTGCCCGTCCAATGCGGCCTCTGGTGGGCTGCCTCGGCAGCCATATCACGATGCCCCCTTCGCCTCAGCAATCAAGTGAATGATGGAAGCGGGGTTGGCGATCCAGAACCCGTGAAATCCATCCGGCAATTGTTCGATCTCGTCGCACCGGACTATCCCCCAATTTTCAAGGGCTTTCTCGGCGGATACGAGGTCGTCTGTTACCACTTCCAGCCAAACCTCGGCTTGGCTCAAAGTCGGAACGCGATCGATCCACAACTGCTTATCACCGAATGCGAAGCTCACCGCTGCATCATTCGCGGTCAGTGTCGGCAAGGCTATCACATCTCGATAAAAGGCCACCGTCGCCTCGTAAAGATGTGATGGGACTTTCATCGCGATGTTGCGGCCAGCCTTGAACATGACGTACTCACGACGCTTTAGGGAAGCGAACGCCCCAGCTCAGCAGCTTCTGGTTAGGTGTCTGGGCTGCGTAGCAGTGGGACTACCGAGTTCAATTCCACGAAGACAGCCGTGTGCCAAGCCTGCTCCACAACTAGTGGTTTCCCCGCAGAAGCCAACTCGACCACAAGACGAGTACGTGTCACCGTACCGCCCTGACCATCTGTGTCGAAGCTCCCCTCCTCAGATGACTCGACTCGCCACGACCGCACTTCTGCCCACTTCAGCAGGAATCGATCGCCAGCCCAACACCGCAACTCCGTGATACCGTGCTCGTCCGCAGCGATTCGAGTCGCGGCTGCGTGAAGCAGCATACCAATAATCAGGCAGAACCCGCCCACGAGTCCGGCGGCTTCCCAACCTGTGGCCCTGGCTTCTGCAGTCACGTCCGGCACGAATTGTAGTTCCGGCGAGGACCATAAACGTCTCTGTATAAATGCGATTGCGGATACCGCAATCATCCCACCCCAAGCCAATCCGGTAAAGAGAAAGAATGGGTTCGTCAGCCGTCTCTCATCTTAGATAACACGCACGCTCACCATCCTTCCACTTAACGCTCCGGTTGACCGCTTTGTTCGCGGAATCGTGGAATTGCGGAGGCGAGCCCTGTAATCGCCACGAACTCCTCAAATGAGTCAGCGACCTTGATCCATTGATTG
This window of the Pirellula staleyi DSM 6068 genome carries:
- a CDS encoding TenA family transcriptional regulator encodes the protein MKSPRRIVLTDEIIARHNLCTDPPPSDSLFWLLWNTCIQTAQQALQTPFIQGVKAGTLDPVVYGGFNVNDAYYCFNGAPDYQSAAQRASDVTLQQFLTAKYNSYQTYNATFPQIWRVKDATSIIPFDVCQQYSQFESYIATKFDPIYCLIAMLPCECLWAWLGEQLSPPDPQNLYAPWVNGNNDFSGAYAIGNFLQSYQIANPGVVDQSLSLKIYSQAMIYEQQNFAAALSATD
- a CDS encoding glyoxalase/bleomycin resistance/dioxygenase family protein, with the translated sequence MFKAGRNIAMKVPSHLYEATVAFYRDVIALPTLTANDAAVSFAFGDKQLWIDRVPTLSQAEVWLEVVTDDLVSAEKALENWGIVRCDEIEQLPDGFHGFWIANPASIIHLIAEAKGAS